The Vibrio echinoideorum DNA window AAAATGACGACCAAGCGCTGCCTGCAGAAATACTCAAATCTCCAATTTGAATGCCATTTTGAGAAAACCATTAAGAAGCGCCGAAAAAATACTCTTTCATCTTGGTTCGTATCTTGCTTAATCCATTTTAGTGGCCAGTAAAAGGAGCAAAAAATGAAAAAAGTAGCATTTATAGCGCCTACCTACCCTGTACTGAGCGAGACATTCATTCAGACAGAAGTCGACTCCGTGAAAGCGTGTGGGCATCAGGTATGCGTAATGGCATTCGAAGTAGAAGAAAGTGAAAAAGCTTTCGACTATGACATCGTGAAAATTGGCAAGGATGTTCGGGCGGGCAAGATAACTAGCATCAACTGGGTGGGTGTTGTCAAAGCGCTTTCGTTTGTATCTAAGCAGACTAGCATGCCGAAGAAGTCACTTTTCGCTTATGGATTTAAGTTGGCTTTACAACTCGCAGAAAAAGACGTTAACCATGTCCATGCTCACTTCTGCCAACACACCACTGCCCACGCTATTGTCGCCGCTAAGCTTCTCAACATCACTTGCTCGTTTGTCGCCCATGGCCATGATGTTTACGAATTCGCTTACGATATTGAACATAAGATTACATCGAGCGATTTTGTGGTCGCGGTCTGTAAAGACATGCTCACCGACTTTAATCACATGGCAAAAGGTAATATTAAGCTCCTGCATTGCGGTGTAAATACCAAGCAATTTCAACTACACCCAAAGACCGAAACCAAGCAGCTTCGCTTTGTTTTCCTTGGAAGATTAGTTGAACAAAAAGGTATCCACTTTCTCATTGATGCCTTAGCACCCATAGCTGAGCCTCTCGACATTCATCTCGATATCGTCGGTACTGGAGATCTAGAGTCCCAGTTAAAAGCGCAAGTCGAACAACAAGGGCTAACTCGAAATGTCAGCTTTCTTGGTTCAAAGCCTCATGGGTGGGTAAAAGAGCACTTACCGAGCTACGATTGTTTAGTCGCTCCTTTCTGCTTTTCAGAAACAGGTTGTGTCGATACTGGACCGTTAGTACTAAAAGAAGCCATGGCAGTCGGGACTCCCGTGATTACAACCAACATAATGGGCTGTAAGGAAATTGTCACATCTGACACCGGATTTTTAGTGAATGAAAAAAACGTCGAAGAGTTAAGAGAAAGCATAGAGCGTTTTGCGCAATTAAGTAGCGAGGACAAAACAGAAATGGGGATGATGGCAAGAACCCGAGTAGAGAAGCGATTTAACTCTCTTAAACAAGCTCAACAACTGTCTCATTGGATAGAAAACCCAGTTTAAGACTATCTAAAAACACGCAGATAGATGTGAAATGAATTAGAAACTAAAAATTAGAAGAGAAAGACACAAACCATAGCGTTACATTGATGCGCACTGTAACGCTTAATATGGTATGAGTTTGGATAAAACTCGCCCTACGCTGGGCTAGACTTGCTTCCGTGATTAAAAAACAGCTCGCCGAGCTTTCTTAACCCGCTCGCAACGCTAATATCTCAGTAAGATCGTCTGTCTCTGTATATCGATTCAGATCTTGTTCTTTAGAAGCAATCGCAACGATAGACATTCGATCTGCAAGTTCATTACCTTCAATACCAACGTGACCGTTAACATGGTGGATAGTGATTTGAGAAGCGAGCTCTTGGTACATCGCATAAGCTGGCTTGATGATATCGAGGTTTTTGATTTCACCACCCGACTTCGTCCAACCTTTTTTCTCCCAACCCGTTACCCACTTAGTAATACAGTCAATCGAGTATTTTGAATCACTATAAATTGCAACAGACAAGCCGGCTTGCAGTTTCTCTTTTGCAATTATAAATGCTTGCTTCAAACCTTGTAGCTCTGCGGTATTGTTAGTACCCATTGGTTGGTAAAGACCATACCACAACTCAGTTAAATCGTTGTTCAGGTACACCGCTAAACCTGTACCGGCTTCACCTGGGTTTGGCTCACAACCGCCATCAGTAAAGATCTTGATATCAAAAGGCATATCAGTGATTTGTTGTTGAGAGAGAGGCGGAACCTTCGCTTTAGTCGCCTTACCCGCAGAGCTTGGCTTTGTAGCCGAAGAACCTGACGCAGACGACGTTTTACCACCGAAAGCAGATTCAGCCTCGCCTAATGTTGGAAACGATTTGTATCGCGCGCCAGCAAAACCATCAACTTGCGATTTACACTCATTCCAAGTGGTAAAAATACCCGGTGTACGACCTTTCCAAACCACATAATATTTCTTAGCCAAACTAACTCCTTACCAGAACCTTAAAACACAAACAGTGAATCGGTACATTAGATGCCACCATGTCATACGTTGCAAGGTCAATCAGTCAAAAACAGGTCTAAAAAAGCTTCGCTCATAACTCACGATGCAATCAACTTCATCTGCAAATTCAAACGCTTTAATACACTCAGCATCGCTCAGCGATTTAATCCGATACTCTTCATAGGCAGCCAAGCTTTCAAAGGTAAACAGCGCCAAAGCAATATTGCTCGCCCCTTCCGACGGCAAGAAATAACCATTGTGTTGGCCACCAAATTTAGCGACCAAAGGAATCCACATTTTAGCGTAGGTTTCGAACTCCTTTGTTTTCTTAGGATCAATCACATATCGAACATAACAAGTAATCATATCTATACAGCCCTTAAATCATGGGAGAAACATAAAACCTAAGTAGAAGCTCAAGAGAAAAGGTAATCAACTGCGACTAAGTTATAGAACAAAAACACGGCCATACTGACTCCAATCGTTAACAGCACATTGCCTGTTTTCCAAATCAACAGACCTGTGACCAGCGCGCCTATCAAGTATGGGTTTTCAAGGCTTGGCCAAAATGTCTGCTCTGGTGCAAATACAATCGGCCCCCAAATTGCGGTAAGCACAGCTGGGCTTGAATAGCGTAACAGGCGACGCGTGGTTTGATTTAATCGAAGCGGGATTGCTGGCTCTAGAAACAGGTACCGACTAAAGAAAACAATCGCAGTCATGAGTAATATCGTTAACCAAATCATCTCTATTTCTCCTCCACAATTGTCTTGTTGCCGTTGTTTCGCTCTTGGAACGATTCGCTGATAAAGCCCGCTAACATACCGGCAATCGCTGCAATCATTAGCCCGCCCTCAATATTGTTAACCGACATGGCAACCGAAGTGACCAATGAAACCACCACACACACTACGACGGGTAGAGTTCGGATTAATGGGAACACCAAGGCGATAAAGGTTGCTGCGACCGCGAAATCGAGCCCAATTTCATTGAGTGAAGGAATTTGGCTTCCCGCGACAATGCCAACGAAGCTCGCGATATTCCAAACGAGGTAAAAACCACCACCTACACCCGCAGCGTACCAACGATTAAATTCTTTCTGAGACTGCCCACTACAAATCGCGAACAGCTCATCGGTGAGCCAAAATCCAAGTAATAGGCGCCAACGCGCAGGAAGATGGCTGATTTTGTCACGCATCGATACGCTGTACAGAAAGTGCCTTGAGGTGATGAACAGTGTGGTCAACAACATGGTGCCTAAACCAATACCCGCTTTGAACATACCCGCAGCGACAAGTTGTGCAGAGCCAGCAAAGAGAATAGCCGACATCGCTTGTGCTTGAAGCTGATTCAGTCCAGCATCTATCGCATACGAGCCCGCTAATATGCCCCACGGTATGACGGCAATACTTAACGGCATCGCTGCCATAACGCCTTTCCATAACTGCGTACGTTTATCCATTGTGTTGTTATCCATTTTTTCTAGTTCTCGTTACATTGGTTTTCCACTGTAAAAGAGCACTCACTTATTCGATTGTACAAATTTGCTTTATCGCCAAAGCACAAAGTTAAAAGCGATCAAATCAACGCATCTTAATGTACTGACCTGGGGTGTAACCGTTGGCTTTCTTAAAATGTCGATGAAAATGGCTTTGATCGTGAAAGCCACACTCTTGAGCAGTGTCCGAGATCGAATGCCCTTGCTTTAGCAACTTACGCGAAAGCCTGAGTCGGGATTGAATTTGATATGCATGTGGCGGAAGACCAAATTCTTTTTGAAAAGAGCGCACCAAGTGAAATGGGCTTAAAGCCGCAAGCTTCGACAATTCTTCCAATGACACATCCGCTTGTGGAAAATCGTCTAAAAACTCTTTCACTAGAATAAGTTGCCGTTGAGTTTTTCCATCTAATTGAGGTTTAAGGCTCGATTTACCATGTCGGCTAATCAGTTTAACCAACATCCCGTACATTAGGGTTTCTCTTAGCAGGCGATTATCTGATTCATCAATCGTGTTGAAAACTAATCTGAGTTGATTGGCGAGTTCAGGATCTTCAACCACCGCTCTAGGGAAGTAAGGAGCCCCGTAGTTCGGTAGGTTAAGCTCTTGAGTGATCTTGGCAAGTTGATCTGGGAGAGGATACATGGCTCGATATGCCCAACCACCTTCAGTGGCAGAGTGACCGCTATGAACTTCGTCGGCATTGACCAGAATAATCGCATCTTGTGGTGCTATATGATGCCCGCCCGTTCGATAGAAACGCTGAGCGCCCTGCTCAATAACACCAAGTGTGTAGCCCTCGTGGCTATGGCGCGAGAAGTTCTGCTTTTCGTATTCAGCATTAAGGGTTTCAAGGCCACCGAGCTCTTCTGTGATCTTATATTCGGCCTTTTCTTTAGAGCGTTTCTTGTTCTCCATAACAATTCCCAAGC harbors:
- a CDS encoding glycosyltransferase, which translates into the protein MKKVAFIAPTYPVLSETFIQTEVDSVKACGHQVCVMAFEVEESEKAFDYDIVKIGKDVRAGKITSINWVGVVKALSFVSKQTSMPKKSLFAYGFKLALQLAEKDVNHVHAHFCQHTTAHAIVAAKLLNITCSFVAHGHDVYEFAYDIEHKITSSDFVVAVCKDMLTDFNHMAKGNIKLLHCGVNTKQFQLHPKTETKQLRFVFLGRLVEQKGIHFLIDALAPIAEPLDIHLDIVGTGDLESQLKAQVEQQGLTRNVSFLGSKPHGWVKEHLPSYDCLVAPFCFSETGCVDTGPLVLKEAMAVGTPVITTNIMGCKEIVTSDTGFLVNEKNVEELRESIERFAQLSSEDKTEMGMMARTRVEKRFNSLKQAQQLSHWIENPV
- a CDS encoding ribonuclease H1 domain-containing protein, encoding MAKKYYVVWKGRTPGIFTTWNECKSQVDGFAGARYKSFPTLGEAESAFGGKTSSASGSSATKPSSAGKATKAKVPPLSQQQITDMPFDIKIFTDGGCEPNPGEAGTGLAVYLNNDLTELWYGLYQPMGTNNTAELQGLKQAFIIAKEKLQAGLSVAIYSDSKYSIDCITKWVTGWEKKGWTKSGGEIKNLDIIKPAYAMYQELASQITIHHVNGHVGIEGNELADRMSIVAIASKEQDLNRYTETDDLTEILALRAG
- a CDS encoding NIPSNAP family protein; protein product: MITCYVRYVIDPKKTKEFETYAKMWIPLVAKFGGQHNGYFLPSEGASNIALALFTFESLAAYEEYRIKSLSDAECIKAFEFADEVDCIVSYERSFFRPVFD
- a CDS encoding AzlD domain-containing protein, whose translation is MIWLTILLMTAIVFFSRYLFLEPAIPLRLNQTTRRLLRYSSPAVLTAIWGPIVFAPEQTFWPSLENPYLIGALVTGLLIWKTGNVLLTIGVSMAVFLFYNLVAVDYLFS
- a CDS encoding AzlC family ABC transporter permease; the protein is MDNNTMDKRTQLWKGVMAAMPLSIAVIPWGILAGSYAIDAGLNQLQAQAMSAILFAGSAQLVAAGMFKAGIGLGTMLLTTLFITSRHFLYSVSMRDKISHLPARWRLLLGFWLTDELFAICSGQSQKEFNRWYAAGVGGGFYLVWNIASFVGIVAGSQIPSLNEIGLDFAVAATFIALVFPLIRTLPVVVCVVVSLVTSVAMSVNNIEGGLMIAAIAGMLAGFISESFQERNNGNKTIVEEK
- a CDS encoding AraC family transcriptional regulator; protein product: MENKKRSKEKAEYKITEELGGLETLNAEYEKQNFSRHSHEGYTLGVIEQGAQRFYRTGGHHIAPQDAIILVNADEVHSGHSATEGGWAYRAMYPLPDQLAKITQELNLPNYGAPYFPRAVVEDPELANQLRLVFNTIDESDNRLLRETLMYGMLVKLISRHGKSSLKPQLDGKTQRQLILVKEFLDDFPQADVSLEELSKLAALSPFHLVRSFQKEFGLPPHAYQIQSRLRLSRKLLKQGHSISDTAQECGFHDQSHFHRHFKKANGYTPGQYIKMR